The proteins below come from a single Poecilia reticulata strain Guanapo linkage group LG5, Guppy_female_1.0+MT, whole genome shotgun sequence genomic window:
- the LOC103465344 gene encoding delta-type opioid receptor-like, with amino-acid sequence MCNSSGSSVEQMCNSSVSSVEQIYSSGSGVGHMRNSSGSSVEQIFVPVMDSLIWILGVTGQSLVMVILCGRQRRRRKRGGQPSQASTIGTGTDILLLALSAADLLLLSTVPFYSAAIAMRMWPFGDVMCRLVGFLGSACSSASIFTLATLAVSRYLTVVQPTRAYGLLTPRKVSTIAALLWVPACCLGAPQLVFRFVKTLRGSPDRFVCLTFLSNEQRMIYGLFHFLAAFMLPLVTIALAYGSIYVFLWRGQQANTTPQVERYQRKVTQTTAMLVLAFTVCWLPSYGLTLALLANPHWATAGATGATPRFGSFSVFARIMATSSTVMNPILYVLMSQKFRHDLRRIFKRDQQNGRSNVALSTV; translated from the coding sequence ATGTGTAACTCTTCTGGCAGCAGCGTGGAGCAGATGTGTAACTCTTCTGTCAGCAGCGTGGAGCAGATATACTCTTCTGGCAGCGGCGTGGGGCATATGCGTAACTCTTCTGGCAGCAGCGTGGAGCAGATCTTCGTCCCTGTAATGGATTCACTCATTTGGATCCTGGGAGTTACCGGACAGAGCTTAGTGATGGTGATCTTGTGCGGACGACAGCGGAGGCGTAGGAAACGCGGTGGACAACCTTCCCAGGCGTCCACGATCGGCACGGGAACGGACATCCTACTGCTGGCTCTGAGCGCTGCAGATCTGCTTCTGCTCTCCACGGTTCCCTTCTACTCCGCCGCCATAGCCATGAGGATGTGGCCGTTTGGGGACGTCATGTGCCGCCTGGTGGGCTTCCTGGGGTCTGCCTGCTCGTCCGCCAGCATCTTCACCCTGGCGACGCTGGCCGTCTCTCGTTATCTGACTGTGGTGCAGCCCACCAGAGCGTACGGCCTGCTCACCCCGCGCAAGGTCTCCACGATCGCCGCCCTCCTATGGGTCCCGGCCTGCTGCCTCGGAGCCCCTCAGTTGGTTTTCCGCTTCGTGAAAACCCTTCGAGGAAGCCCTGACCGCTTTGTTTGCTTGACCTTTCTGTCTAACGAACAGCGGATGATTTACGGACTGTTTCACTTCCTCGCAGCCTTCATGCTTCCACTGGTCACCATCGCGTTGGCATACGGCAGCATCTACGTGTTCCTGTGGCGGGGCCAGCAAGCCAACACGACCCCCCAAGTCGAGCGCTATCAAAGGAAAGTGACTCAGACAACGGCCATGCTGGTGCTGGCCTTTACTGTGTGCTGGCTGCCCTCGTACGGACTGACACTGGCCTTACTTGCCAATCCACACTGGGCAACCGCAGGGGCCACAGGGGCCACGCCGCGTTTTGGCTCCTTTAGTGTGTTTGCTCGCATAATGGCAACCTCTTCCACAGTGATGAACCCTATCCTCTACGTCCTGATGTCCCAAAAGTTCAGACATGATCTGCGGAGGATTTTCAAACGGGATCAGCAAAACGGAAGGAGCAATGTGGCGTTGTCTACTGTCTGA